In Thermoprotei archaeon, a single window of DNA contains:
- a CDS encoding helix-turn-helix domain-containing protein, with translation MILPDEIIAKAVIPALRAMIAKELIEKYGLTQQSAAKLLNVSQAAISNYMRGIRGIVVNLEQDKDIRTITSNIADMLVNNSDPKDIVSMFNLAIRIITMRGILCNVHKKFEPIFENCDICNIKPFLS, from the coding sequence TTACCTGATGAAATAATAGCAAAGGCAGTAATTCCTGCGTTAAGGGCAATGATTGCTAAAGAGCTTATTGAAAAATATGGACTTACTCAGCAGTCTGCTGCGAAGCTTCTTAATGTAAGTCAAGCAGCGATAAGTAATTATATGAGGGGCATCAGGGGAATAGTAGTGAACCTTGAACAAGATAAGGATATAAGAACGATCACATCAAATATTGCTGATATGTTGGTTAATAACAGTGATCCTAAAGATATAGTATCCATGTTCAATCTGGCTATAAGGATTATTACTATGCGGGGAATATTATGTAATGTTCATAAGAAATTCGAACCTATTTTTGAGAATTGCGATATATGTAATATAAAACCGTTTCTTTCATAA
- a CDS encoding AN1-type zinc finger domain-containing protein, whose amino-acid sequence MAKCQVCNKDIALPFTCRYCGGTFCAEHHLPENHNCPGLSRQKELWKELIMYEPQKKNVMQVLKLHSRSRRLRMRLSNLLLGTEFRRLLTAIFVIFIVISGIDIFGLFYGNLKPAFILVAIILGFVIHELAHKYVAIRKGFFAEFMFDTRWALISLLTTFLPFKLLATGYVAIIGNVSPRDSGKIAAAGPLMNILISLISLSAFQTLSLFYGFSIVSAFLLTVAYVNSYLALFNMLPIPPLDGSKVFGWSMKNWAYLFIASVILLISSVYI is encoded by the coding sequence GTGGCAAAATGTCAGGTGTGCAACAAAGATATCGCATTACCATTTACTTGCAGATATTGCGGTGGAACATTTTGCGCTGAACACCATTTGCCAGAAAATCATAATTGCCCTGGATTATCTCGTCAAAAAGAATTGTGGAAAGAGCTCATAATGTACGAACCACAAAAGAAGAATGTGATGCAGGTTCTTAAGTTACATTCCAGGTCTAGAAGATTAAGAATGCGCCTGAGTAATCTTTTGTTAGGAACAGAATTTAGAAGACTATTAACAGCAATTTTTGTGATTTTTATAGTGATAAGTGGTATAGACATATTTGGTTTGTTTTATGGTAATCTTAAACCTGCTTTTATATTAGTTGCGATTATATTAGGTTTTGTGATACATGAATTGGCACATAAATACGTTGCTATAAGAAAGGGTTTTTTTGCTGAGTTCATGTTTGATACACGTTGGGCTTTAATAAGCTTACTTACTACATTTTTGCCATTCAAGCTTTTAGCAACAGGATACGTAGCCATAATAGGCAATGTGAGCCCGCGGGATTCTGGTAAAATAGCTGCAGCTGGACCATTAATGAATATTTTGATTAGTTTAATTTCGTTAAGCGCTTTTCAAACTCTTTCTTTATTCTATGGGTTTTCGATTGTTAGTGCATTTTTACTTACTGTTGCTTATGTAAACTCTTATCTTGCTTTATTTAACATGCTTCCTATTCCCCCATTAGATGGAAGTAAGGTTTTTGGATGGAGCATGAAGAACTGGGCTTATTTATTTATAGCCAGTGTAATATTATTGATCTCATCAGTATATATTTAA
- a CDS encoding DUF3467 domain-containing protein, which yields MLRIDNSMSIPRFETKRAVDYKVVHASGIVGGINPNEGTIIVFVDKLIPKTNPDGTMVIDSIERELIIEIKMSPLQFKSIAEWMQMHIKEYEKMFGEIKMQGIPSKPSGTKTTMYG from the coding sequence ATGTTACGTATAGATAATAGTATGTCAATACCTAGATTTGAGACAAAAAGAGCAGTTGATTATAAAGTTGTCCACGCATCAGGTATCGTAGGTGGTATTAATCCTAATGAAGGAACAATAATAGTATTTGTTGATAAACTAATACCAAAAACAAATCCTGACGGAACAATGGTAATAGATTCTATTGAACGTGAATTAATAATAGAAATTAAAATGTCACCGTTACAATTCAAAAGCATTGCAGAATGGATGCAAATGCATATAAAAGAATATGAAAAAATGTTTGGAGAAATTAAAATGCAAGGCATTCCATCAAAACCAAGTGGAACAAAAACAACAATGTATGGATAA
- a CDS encoding DUF2175 family protein, with amino-acid sequence MERKSWICFVCNSNVFEGQRIAFTKYGPAHWECWVSWIDKKLNYVAHNDVFLLMESEDFINVSIIKLKEYEQRAKDENVKKRLHELRKTLEIEGAKIEKLLEEKISA; translated from the coding sequence ATGGAACGGAAATCATGGATCTGTTTTGTGTGTAATAGTAATGTTTTTGAGGGACAACGTATTGCTTTTACTAAATACGGTCCAGCTCACTGGGAATGCTGGGTTAGCTGGATTGATAAAAAGCTTAATTATGTAGCGCATAATGATGTATTTCTTCTAATGGAGTCTGAAGACTTTATAAATGTTAGTATTATTAAACTCAAAGAATATGAACAGAGAGCTAAGGATGAGAATGTTAAAAAACGTTTACATGAATTGAGAAAAACACTGGAAATTGAAGGTGCTAAAATAGAAAAACTTTTGGAAGAGAAAATTTCTGCATAA
- a CDS encoding nicotinamide-nucleotide adenylyltransferase: MLLVIVMTVNAVYIGRFQPFHNGHYAALKWILEKEKSPIILCIGSAQYSHTVENPFTAGERIEMIWNQLRSDNLSDQVILSAVPDSDVHSVWVSLVEHYCPKFKRVYSNDPLTQVLFKERGIEVLPIPFFDREFYEATKIRYLIAINEKWEHLVPSKIAEYIKTYKLDERIKILFKNKGVK; this comes from the coding sequence ATGTTATTGGTGATTGTGATGACTGTTAACGCTGTCTACATAGGTAGGTTTCAACCTTTCCATAATGGACACTATGCTGCTCTTAAATGGATACTTGAAAAAGAAAAATCACCGATTATTTTGTGTATTGGATCAGCGCAATACAGCCATACAGTAGAAAACCCATTCACTGCAGGAGAAAGAATAGAAATGATATGGAATCAACTACGATCTGATAATTTGAGTGACCAAGTTATTTTGTCTGCAGTCCCTGACAGTGATGTGCATTCAGTATGGGTGTCGTTAGTTGAACATTATTGCCCAAAATTCAAGCGCGTATACTCTAATGATCCACTCACTCAAGTATTATTTAAAGAGCGTGGTATTGAAGTCTTACCAATACCATTTTTTGATAGAGAATTTTATGAGGCAACTAAAATAAGATATCTAATAGCCATCAATGAAAAGTGGGAACACCTTGTGCCTTCAAAAATTGCTGAGTACATAAAGACGTACAAATTAGATGAGAGAATAAAAATATTATTTAAAAATAAAGGTGTTAAATAG
- a CDS encoding transcription initiation factor IIB has translation MPTIRTTKGEYIVDDINEIDVCPVCGSTKLVRSPERGEVTCSQCGTVIKAKIIDVGPEWRAFTPEERDRRSRVGPPSYLSISIPSSISAGIDWRGKDAAGKRLTAKQRMEVLRLRRWHRVSVSSALERNLIQAMDEADRLSSNLGLPQTVRDEALLIYKRAVEKGLVKGRSISSVIAAALYAACRRMRIPITLDEFAKHSEAGDRKDIARCYRLLIRDANVRVNVADPADFVERIMNLLNLKPEVQADALEIIKKAKEKGLTAGKDPAGFAAAAVYIAGLLHGERRTQKEVARAAQVTEVTIRNRYKELVWELNISGLSNI, from the coding sequence ATGCCAACAATTAGAACTACAAAAGGAGAATATATAGTTGATGATATAAATGAAATCGATGTTTGTCCTGTTTGTGGTAGTACAAAACTTGTTAGATCACCTGAACGTGGAGAAGTCACATGTTCACAGTGTGGAACAGTAATTAAAGCCAAGATCATCGATGTAGGCCCGGAGTGGAGAGCATTCACACCGGAAGAGAGAGATAGACGAAGCAGGGTAGGCCCACCGAGCTATCTTTCAATCTCGATACCATCAAGTATATCGGCTGGCATAGATTGGAGAGGTAAGGATGCTGCAGGCAAAAGACTCACAGCAAAACAGAGAATGGAAGTGCTCAGATTAAGAAGATGGCACAGAGTAAGCGTTAGCAGTGCACTCGAAAGAAACTTAATACAGGCTATGGATGAGGCTGATAGATTATCAAGCAACTTAGGACTACCACAAACCGTACGCGATGAAGCACTGTTAATCTACAAACGAGCCGTCGAGAAAGGATTAGTAAAAGGCAGATCAATAAGCTCAGTAATTGCAGCAGCACTTTACGCTGCTTGCAGAAGAATGAGAATACCAATAACATTGGATGAATTTGCTAAGCACAGTGAAGCAGGTGATAGAAAAGACATAGCAAGATGCTATCGTTTACTCATAAGAGACGCTAATGTGAGAGTTAATGTAGCAGATCCAGCAGACTTCGTTGAAAGAATAATGAACCTATTAAACTTAAAACCAGAAGTACAAGCGGATGCACTAGAAATAATTAAAAAAGCAAAAGAGAAAGGATTAACAGCAGGAAAAGACCCAGCAGGATTCGCAGCTGCAGCAGTATACATCGCAGGCCTACTACACGGTGAAAGAAGAACACAAAAAGAAGTAGCAAGAGCAGCACAAGTCACTGAAGTAACGATAAGAAATAGATACAAAGAACTAGTATGGGAACTAAACATATCAGGACTCTCAAATATATAA
- a CDS encoding NADH-quinone oxidoreductase subunit N, with translation MDILDLMIPPTPALFILSLTGLITPTIGRIMKNRGNNDLTPYIALSVFTFSLLYFALIPMEGIKTWVWGQMKIDLLGYIFGFIFSLSGLLITAASLESLRNNPNSEAFYGLLLLSVVGSVLIAFSNDLLFLFIAVSLFSIASYNLVAIKKDAYASEAAMKYFLISVLSSALVLYAASIIYGLTGTTSIPEIEKILFNNSSIYKDLISIVFLILIAGIGFEMAIVPFHLWMPDVCEGTAPIVATYIMTISKIAGLAAFIRLLVALSPIFTTSWIPVISFLSVLTMTIGNIAALMQRNMMRLLVYSGIAHVGYIMIGIIFISTPVAIFALSSAVLHAIYYVLMKGGAFLAATSVEKEYGSSDIEIYNGLSKSMPFTAFSLSIVLLALGGIPPLNGFWSKVLLFWAAIQGGYAWIAVAGLLNSAFSIAYYAWIIKRMYLDKPKYTINVKESKIITSTIIIIAILVLITGIFYDPIFNIISKAVSTIYPITSH, from the coding sequence ATGGACATATTAGACTTAATGATACCACCCACACCGGCTCTTTTCATACTATCCTTAACTGGATTAATAACACCAACAATAGGTCGTATAATGAAAAATAGAGGAAATAACGATTTGACACCATACATAGCATTATCCGTATTTACATTCTCACTTCTATATTTTGCATTAATACCGATGGAAGGTATAAAAACATGGGTCTGGGGTCAGATGAAGATTGATCTCCTAGGCTACATCTTTGGATTCATATTCTCACTATCTGGCCTTCTTATCACAGCAGCCTCATTAGAATCATTGAGAAATAATCCTAATAGTGAAGCATTTTACGGATTACTTTTGCTTTCTGTAGTGGGTTCAGTGCTAATCGCATTTTCTAATGATTTATTATTCTTATTCATAGCAGTCTCTTTGTTTAGTATCGCTTCATATAATTTAGTGGCAATAAAAAAGGATGCATATGCTAGTGAAGCAGCAATGAAATATTTCTTAATTAGTGTGCTCTCATCAGCGTTAGTACTTTATGCGGCGTCAATAATCTATGGACTAACAGGAACTACGAGTATACCAGAAATTGAAAAAATATTATTTAATAATTCAAGCATTTACAAAGATTTAATCTCCATTGTTTTCCTCATCCTCATCGCAGGCATCGGATTTGAAATGGCTATAGTTCCGTTTCATTTATGGATGCCTGATGTATGTGAAGGTACTGCACCAATTGTTGCAACGTATATAATGACAATCAGTAAAATAGCAGGATTAGCTGCATTCATACGCTTATTAGTAGCACTCTCACCAATATTCACCACCTCATGGATACCAGTCATCTCATTTCTCTCAGTCCTGACAATGACAATAGGAAACATAGCAGCATTGATGCAAAGAAACATGATGCGACTTCTTGTGTATAGTGGAATAGCGCACGTGGGTTACATAATGATAGGTATAATATTTATATCCACGCCAGTAGCAATCTTCGCATTATCGAGCGCAGTATTACACGCAATATATTACGTGTTAATGAAAGGAGGAGCATTCTTAGCAGCAACAAGTGTCGAAAAAGAATATGGATCATCTGATATAGAAATATATAATGGACTTAGTAAATCAATGCCTTTCACAGCCTTCTCACTAAGCATAGTCCTACTAGCACTCGGTGGAATACCGCCACTCAACGGATTCTGGAGCAAAGTATTACTCTTCTGGGCAGCAATACAAGGAGGATATGCATGGATAGCAGTAGCAGGATTATTAAACAGTGCATTCTCAATAGCATATTATGCATGGATAATCAAACGCATGTACCTAGACAAACCAAAGTACACAATAAACGTTAAAGAATCAAAAATAATAACCAGCACAATCATTATAATAGCAATACTCGTATTAATCACAGGAATATTCTACGACCCAATATTCAACATTATAAGTAAAGCAGTATCAACGATATATCCAATAACCTCTCACTAA
- a CDS encoding NADH-quinone oxidoreductase subunit L: protein MSLLEELLQASPWLTWGLPMLGAILTPLFALLGKKVRDIMAPFFAFLAAVSAVLLFIGFGDGGLHLFTYPWIPTLNVNIVLRADPLSIFMSNVVAWISFLIMVYSVGYMKDDPSLTRYWFFMNYFIGNMLLLVLSDNLLQLFIAWEGVGICSYQLIGFWYTDDDYKTWVGDVGKKALGVDTAYSPSHSGIKAFIMTRLGDAGFLVGILTLYTATHTFNLSQIENSLSSASIPPWLGTLISTGLLVPSLLLLLGGPIGKSAQFPLHEWLPDAMTGPSSVSALIHAATMVKAGVFFIARFSPLVFMIYEKAGPQMLIFFETVAWIGVITAFIAATQAMVSTEVKKVLAYSTVSQIGYMMLALGVAGLMTNFIIGYFAGLFHLMSHAIFKASLFLASGALIHATGTRYMTEMGGLKNKMKITFVSMLIAGLSLMGMPPLSGFWSKDAILTATLEAGQPIMFILATITAILTAFYTLRMIGIIFFGSIKSYDGGGHSSHYAPIEGHHEMHEAPKVMWIPYMTLSLASLIVGLLIIIPGVNFEAQLEKFLSGSISFVHVVEEVSPTYEIYALTATALALTLGGLSSYYIYIKGVSKILSTANPIYRGIQAFLYNRWYINAIYYRVFVNGIFWSARGIYKWFDRFVIDGFYNTVMPVGTLIVAYGVNRWFEKAVIDKINDVVAGAGSWLSKSLRESTETGAIQKYLALFIIGFSLIALFILLW from the coding sequence ATGAGCCTCCTGGAAGAGCTATTACAAGCATCACCATGGCTCACTTGGGGACTGCCAATGCTAGGTGCAATACTAACACCTCTCTTCGCACTATTAGGTAAAAAAGTTAGAGATATAATGGCACCATTTTTCGCTTTCTTAGCAGCAGTCTCTGCAGTACTATTATTTATAGGATTTGGGGATGGGGGACTTCACCTTTTTACATACCCATGGATACCAACATTAAATGTTAACATTGTTCTTAGAGCTGATCCCCTTAGTATATTTATGTCAAACGTAGTAGCGTGGATAAGTTTTCTTATTATGGTATATAGCGTAGGGTATATGAAAGATGATCCAAGTCTTACTAGATACTGGTTTTTCATGAATTATTTTATAGGAAACATGCTACTATTAGTTCTTTCAGATAATTTGCTCCAACTATTTATAGCATGGGAAGGCGTAGGAATATGTTCCTATCAGCTTATCGGATTTTGGTACACTGATGATGATTACAAAACATGGGTAGGTGATGTAGGAAAGAAGGCACTAGGTGTTGACACAGCATATTCTCCAAGTCATTCAGGAATTAAAGCATTTATAATGACAAGATTAGGGGATGCTGGATTTTTAGTAGGCATTCTAACATTATATACGGCAACACACACTTTTAACCTAAGCCAGATAGAAAATTCATTATCTTCTGCATCAATACCTCCATGGTTAGGTACTTTAATATCTACTGGCCTTTTGGTCCCATCATTACTTTTACTACTCGGCGGGCCAATAGGTAAATCTGCTCAATTTCCGCTTCATGAGTGGCTACCAGATGCCATGACAGGCCCATCATCAGTTTCAGCATTAATACATGCAGCAACGATGGTTAAAGCTGGTGTATTCTTCATAGCTAGATTTTCACCGTTAGTATTCATGATTTATGAGAAAGCAGGTCCTCAAATGTTAATTTTCTTCGAAACAGTAGCTTGGATAGGTGTGATTACCGCATTCATAGCCGCAACGCAAGCAATGGTATCTACAGAAGTAAAGAAAGTATTAGCATATTCTACAGTATCGCAGATAGGTTACATGATGCTTGCGTTAGGTGTAGCTGGTTTAATGACTAACTTCATCATAGGATATTTTGCCGGGCTCTTTCACTTGATGAGCCATGCTATCTTTAAAGCATCATTATTTTTAGCTTCTGGAGCACTAATACATGCAACGGGAACTCGTTATATGACAGAGATGGGCGGATTAAAAAATAAAATGAAGATCACTTTTGTCTCAATGCTTATAGCTGGGTTGAGTTTAATGGGCATGCCCCCATTAAGCGGATTCTGGAGTAAAGATGCAATACTCACAGCAACATTAGAGGCAGGACAACCGATCATGTTTATATTAGCAACAATTACAGCAATACTGACCGCATTCTATACATTGAGAATGATAGGAATCATATTCTTCGGTTCTATAAAGAGCTATGATGGAGGGGGACACTCATCGCACTATGCACCAATTGAAGGTCATCATGAAATGCACGAAGCACCTAAAGTAATGTGGATACCTTACATGACATTATCATTAGCCTCACTAATAGTAGGATTGTTAATTATAATACCTGGTGTTAACTTCGAAGCGCAATTAGAAAAATTTTTATCTGGATCAATAAGTTTTGTTCATGTTGTTGAAGAGGTAAGCCCAACATATGAAATTTATGCTCTGACAGCAACAGCATTAGCTCTAACACTTGGTGGATTATCTAGTTATTATATATACATCAAAGGAGTTAGTAAAATACTTTCAACAGCTAACCCAATATACAGAGGCATTCAGGCATTCCTCTATAATCGTTGGTACATTAATGCAATTTATTATAGAGTATTTGTAAATGGTATCTTCTGGTCAGCACGTGGTATTTATAAGTGGTTTGATAGATTTGTAATAGATGGTTTCTACAATACTGTGATGCCAGTTGGCACACTTATAGTAGCTTATGGAGTTAATCGCTGGTTTGAAAAAGCTGTTATCGATAAAATAAACGATGTTGTGGCTGGTGCTGGTTCATGGTTATCAAAATCACTAAGAGAATCCACTGAAACTGGAGCAATACAAAAATACTTAGCTCTTTTCATAATCGGTTTTTCATTAATAGCTCTCTTCATATTATTGTGGTGA
- a CDS encoding NADH-quinone oxidoreductase subunit M: protein MEFQFPLIASSILIPAVLSPIVYLAGRSLKERTGWLTFLILLYPLSVALYILVSGSSASEPPYFNTTITEPFRMISDGLSTPFFFTIALLSALIAIYSIPYMKHRIEESEEPLPSYGAYFALYILYAIGMMGTVLATNLLEFYIYFELMLIPSFVHIALWGYGNRGRIAIMYFLWTHVGAILLLVGILALKVYTGTFIISNLTGQGDVLKIATWIMAAIVIGLLVKMAVFGVHIWLPYAHAEAPTPISALLSPAMVGIGGYAIIRIVLQIFPETFSHYATWFTVWAIITMAYGGLMALTQDDFKRFLAYSSISQMGYILLGISTFQALGLTGAVIQYVSHGLGKAVLFMTAGTIIMMAHGLRSISKMGGLAKKMPLTAIAAFMGFLTIGGVPPLLGFQAEWEIFGGVFGKAIKIVNIDYFLLGVAAALITTLTVAYAVWALKRIFFGSLSPDVEHVKDPPFTAIGPLLLLAIISLILGIYPEPLIKFAYIFADKFVSKILAFIGG, encoded by the coding sequence ATGGAATTCCAATTCCCCCTGATAGCATCTAGCATATTAATACCTGCTGTCCTAAGTCCAATAGTCTACCTAGCAGGACGTAGCTTAAAAGAACGTACAGGCTGGTTAACATTCTTAATACTACTATACCCACTTTCAGTAGCCCTCTATATCCTAGTTAGCGGATCTTCAGCATCAGAACCACCATACTTCAACACAACAATCACAGAACCTTTTAGAATGATCTCAGATGGACTAAGCACACCCTTCTTCTTCACAATTGCATTACTCTCCGCATTGATAGCAATATATTCGATCCCATACATGAAACATCGTATAGAGGAGTCTGAAGAACCTCTACCAAGTTATGGAGCATATTTCGCTCTCTATATATTGTATGCAATAGGCATGATGGGGACAGTTTTAGCAACAAACCTCCTTGAATTCTACATCTACTTCGAACTAATGCTAATACCATCCTTTGTACATATAGCACTCTGGGGATATGGAAACAGGGGAAGAATAGCAATCATGTATTTCCTATGGACACATGTTGGCGCAATATTGCTACTAGTTGGGATATTAGCACTCAAAGTATACACGGGCACATTCATAATAAGTAATCTTACAGGACAAGGTGATGTACTGAAAATAGCCACATGGATAATGGCCGCGATAGTTATAGGATTATTAGTTAAAATGGCAGTATTCGGAGTACACATATGGTTACCTTATGCACATGCAGAGGCACCAACACCTATAAGCGCCCTTCTTTCACCAGCAATGGTAGGAATAGGAGGCTATGCAATCATAAGAATAGTTCTTCAAATCTTTCCAGAAACATTTTCTCATTATGCTACATGGTTTACCGTATGGGCTATAATCACTATGGCGTACGGAGGATTAATGGCGTTAACACAAGATGATTTTAAACGCTTTCTCGCATACTCAAGCATTAGCCAAATGGGATACATACTCCTTGGAATCTCCACATTCCAAGCTTTAGGATTAACAGGAGCAGTAATACAATATGTTAGTCATGGACTAGGCAAAGCAGTACTCTTCATGACTGCCGGAACGATAATAATGATGGCGCATGGGCTCAGAAGCATAAGTAAGATGGGAGGTCTAGCAAAGAAAATGCCACTCACAGCTATAGCAGCATTTATGGGATTTCTCACAATAGGAGGTGTCCCACCATTACTGGGATTTCAAGCAGAATGGGAAATATTTGGTGGAGTATTCGGAAAAGCAATAAAAATTGTCAATATAGATTACTTCCTCCTTGGTGTTGCGGCAGCGCTCATAACTACGTTAACAGTGGCATACGCAGTTTGGGCTCTCAAGAGGATATTCTTTGGTAGTTTATCACCCGATGTGGAACATGTAAAAGATCCACCATTCACTGCAATAGGACCACTATTATTACTAGCCATAATATCGCTAATCCTCGGAATATACCCGGAGCCTCTCATAAAATTTGCATATATTTTTGCAGATAAATTTGTTAGCAAAATATTAGCATTCATAGGAGGTTAA
- the nuoK gene encoding NADH-quinone oxidoreductase subunit NuoK, with protein sequence MIDLTYYMLISAILFSIGVYGIISKRSFIRLLISVEIIFNAANLNLVAFNTYNINSGLGGHIFAMFAIAVAAAEAAVGLALSVTIFRANGTIDVTQLRKLRG encoded by the coding sequence ATGATAGATCTGACCTATTACATGTTGATTTCCGCAATACTCTTTTCAATAGGTGTTTATGGTATCATATCAAAAAGAAGCTTCATACGTCTCTTAATATCAGTAGAGATCATATTCAATGCAGCAAACCTAAACTTAGTAGCATTCAACACATACAATATCAACTCTGGACTAGGAGGTCACATATTTGCGATGTTCGCAATCGCAGTGGCAGCAGCCGAAGCTGCAGTAGGATTAGCACTATCAGTAACAATATTCAGAGCAAATGGAACAATAGATGTAACACAACTTAGAAAATTAAGAGGGTGA
- a CDS encoding NADH-quinone oxidoreductase subunit J, whose translation MSIFIDTLTLAIGIIVIITAILAVEARSLVYSVMSLMVMSLGIAVFFMILSASYLTIFQIAVYVGAVVSLILFTVMLFPREPKVFKLSQEGLGILTAMAFLSILLVAILGTVQYLHQTPYININIQQWGNETSKYIINQYGMSVLVLSLLLSAALIGALAIGKADTVKVKKET comes from the coding sequence ATGAGCATATTTATTGATACATTAACACTCGCAATAGGCATAATAGTTATAATTACTGCGATACTAGCAGTAGAAGCAAGAAGTCTTGTGTATTCGGTTATGTCGCTAATGGTTATGAGCCTTGGAATAGCAGTATTCTTCATGATACTGTCCGCAAGCTACCTCACAATATTTCAAATTGCAGTTTATGTAGGCGCGGTTGTTAGTCTAATACTATTCACAGTGATGCTATTCCCGAGAGAACCTAAAGTATTTAAACTATCACAAGAAGGATTAGGAATACTAACAGCAATGGCATTTTTAAGTATACTTCTCGTCGCAATACTAGGAACAGTACAATATCTACACCAAACACCCTACATAAACATTAATATTCAACAATGGGGTAATGAAACATCAAAATACATTATAAACCAATACGGCATGTCAGTTCTCGTCCTTTCACTATTACTTTCAGCAGCACTCATAGGAGCATTGGCTATAGGTAAGGCAGATACAGTAAAAGTTAAAAAGGAGACTTAA
- a CDS encoding NADH-quinone oxidoreductase subunit I, with product MGNPLKTLYLTFTSIYTAIKNIFYPRTTLKYPMQRMTIPEGYRGQHYLYMDRCTGCSICAIVCPPRAITMVRREPTPKNKGGKFPLVNYNYCIYCGFCVHYCPFDAIHETNIHDIATYTREALIHPPEFLARVKDDPSILYAYAEELKESEELWKSTYVDTVVKDKGVKYITSKDKNPFKTTENVMGLKSWEKK from the coding sequence ATGGGTAATCCATTAAAAACACTTTACTTAACCTTTACCTCAATTTATACAGCTATAAAGAATATATTTTATCCAAGAACCACACTCAAATATCCAATGCAGAGAATGACAATCCCAGAAGGGTACCGTGGACAGCATTATCTTTATATGGATAGATGTACAGGTTGCAGCATATGTGCAATAGTGTGCCCACCAAGAGCTATAACAATGGTTCGCAGGGAACCGACACCAAAAAATAAAGGTGGTAAATTCCCATTAGTAAATTATAATTACTGCATTTACTGTGGATTCTGCGTTCACTATTGTCCATTCGACGCAATACACGAAACAAACATCCATGATATAGCAACATACACAAGGGAAGCACTAATACATCCCCCAGAATTTCTAGCCAGAGTAAAAGATGATCCCTCAATACTTTATGCTTATGCAGAAGAACTTAAAGAATCAGAAGAACTCTGGAAATCAACATATGTAGATACAGTTGTAAAGGATAAAGGCGTAAAGTATATAACTTCTAAAGATAAAAATCCATTTAAGACAACAGAAAACGTTATGGGATTAAAAAGCTGGGAAAAGAAGTGA